The proteins below come from a single Chryseobacterium bernardetii genomic window:
- the amaB gene encoding L-piperidine-6-carboxylate dehydrogenase, with protein sequence MSKKVKDFGIEKTLKNLGIKEENKGTSVGGKYFASGKTIESVSPADGKLIAKVKTSGESDYDKVIETAQKAFLEFRLIPAPKRGEIVRQLGLKLREYKEDLGKLVSYEMGKSLQEGLGEVQEMIDICDFAVGLSRQLQGYTMHSERPGHRMYEQYHPLGVVGIITAFNFPVAVWSWNTALAWICGNVTIWKPSEKTPLCAIACQNIMNEVLKENNLPEGISSVLVADHEIGQKLVNDKRVALVSFTGSTRVGRMVSSKVAERFGKSILELGGNNAIIITKEADLNMSIIGAVFGAVGTAGQRCTSTRRLIIHEDVYDEVKSRLVKAYGQLKIGNPLDEANHVGPLIDVDAVNQYEESIKKCKKEGGKFVVEGGVLSGKGYESGCYVKPCVAEVKNSYEIVQHETFAPILYLIKYKTLEEAIAIQNDVPQGLSSAIMTQNLREAELFLSHAGSDCGIANVNIGTSGAEIGGAFGGEKETGGGRESGSDAWKYYMRRQTNTINYTTQLPLAQGIKFDL encoded by the coding sequence ATGTCAAAAAAAGTAAAGGATTTCGGAATCGAAAAAACACTCAAAAACCTTGGTATTAAAGAAGAAAATAAAGGTACTTCAGTGGGCGGGAAATATTTCGCTTCAGGAAAGACGATTGAAAGCGTATCTCCTGCAGACGGGAAATTAATTGCAAAAGTAAAGACTTCCGGAGAAAGTGATTATGACAAAGTAATTGAAACGGCCCAAAAGGCATTTCTGGAATTCAGGCTGATCCCTGCTCCTAAGAGAGGAGAAATTGTAAGGCAGCTTGGTTTAAAGTTAAGAGAATATAAAGAAGATCTTGGAAAGCTTGTTTCTTATGAAATGGGTAAATCCCTGCAGGAAGGACTTGGAGAAGTTCAGGAAATGATTGATATCTGTGATTTCGCAGTAGGACTTTCAAGGCAGCTTCAGGGATATACAATGCATTCAGAAAGACCTGGTCACAGAATGTATGAGCAATATCATCCGCTTGGCGTAGTGGGAATCATCACTGCATTCAACTTCCCGGTAGCCGTATGGTCCTGGAATACAGCATTAGCATGGATTTGTGGTAATGTTACCATCTGGAAGCCGTCGGAAAAAACTCCGCTTTGTGCCATTGCCTGCCAGAATATTATGAATGAAGTTCTGAAAGAAAATAACCTTCCGGAAGGAATTTCAAGCGTATTGGTAGCAGATCATGAAATCGGACAGAAATTAGTAAATGATAAAAGAGTAGCTTTGGTATCTTTTACAGGTTCTACAAGAGTAGGAAGAATGGTTTCTTCTAAAGTAGCAGAAAGATTCGGGAAATCAATCCTTGAATTGGGAGGTAACAATGCAATTATCATTACCAAGGAAGCAGATCTTAATATGTCTATCATCGGAGCTGTTTTCGGAGCGGTAGGAACGGCAGGGCAAAGATGTACTTCAACCAGAAGACTGATTATTCATGAAGATGTATATGACGAAGTAAAATCTAGATTGGTAAAAGCTTATGGGCAACTAAAAATCGGAAACCCATTGGATGAAGCCAACCATGTAGGGCCGCTTATTGATGTTGATGCCGTAAACCAGTACGAAGAATCTATTAAGAAATGTAAAAAAGAAGGTGGAAAATTCGTTGTTGAAGGCGGTGTTTTATCAGGAAAAGGTTACGAATCCGGATGCTATGTGAAGCCTTGTGTGGCTGAAGTGAAAAACTCTTATGAGATTGTTCAGCATGAAACTTTCGCACCTATTTTATACTTAATTAAATATAAAACATTAGAAGAGGCTATTGCTATTCAGAATGATGTTCCGCAGGGGCTTTCTTCTGCAATCATGACCCAAAACCTTAGAGAGGCAGAATTATTCCTTTCTCATGCTGGTTCAGATTGTGGTATTGCAAATGTCAATATTGGTACTTCCGGTGCTGAAATCGGAGGCGCTTTCGGAGGTGAAAAAGAAACCGGTGGAGGTAGAGAGTCTGGATCAGATGCTTGGAAATATTATATGAGGAGACAAACCAATACTATAAATTATACTACTCAACTTCCTTTAGCACAGGGAATTAAATTTGATTTATAA
- the lat gene encoding L-lysine 6-transaminase translates to MEHTLDIQTNKVKETVGKHVLADGFDFVMDIEKSHGSWLYDKLTDREYLDMFSMFASASIGYNHPYLVERSEWLGRMAVNKPTLADVYSEEYAHFLEVFERVVIPEELQYAFFIEGGTMGVENALKACFDWKTRKNFAKGLDTEAGICIHFKQAFHGRSGYTLSLTNTSDPRKYQYFPMFNWPRILNPKLKFPITEENLEETIKNEQLALVQIEEAILMNPDKVACIIIEPIQAEGGDNHFRDEFLSGLRKICDDNEILLIFDEVQTGIAITGKMWAFQHFTAKPDIISFGKKAQVCGVLANKEKFDEIPNNVFRESSRINSTFGGNFIDMLRFQLVMEVIEKENLVENARVVGDFLLENLKALAEKYPSKISNARGRGLMCAIDLPSAADRNKMMTELFNDGLIILPCGDQSLRFRPHLNVTKEEIQLALNKIESNINKI, encoded by the coding sequence ATGGAACACACATTAGATATACAGACAAATAAAGTTAAGGAAACAGTTGGAAAACATGTTTTGGCAGACGGTTTCGATTTCGTGATGGATATTGAAAAATCTCATGGATCATGGCTTTATGATAAACTTACAGACAGAGAATACCTGGATATGTTCTCTATGTTTGCATCAGCTTCCATTGGGTACAATCACCCGTATCTTGTAGAAAGATCAGAATGGTTGGGAAGAATGGCGGTTAATAAACCAACATTGGCAGACGTTTATTCAGAAGAATATGCTCACTTCCTTGAAGTATTTGAAAGAGTGGTTATTCCTGAAGAATTACAGTATGCTTTCTTTATCGAAGGCGGAACGATGGGAGTTGAAAATGCTTTAAAGGCCTGCTTCGACTGGAAAACACGTAAAAATTTCGCAAAAGGGCTGGACACTGAAGCGGGGATCTGTATTCATTTCAAACAGGCTTTCCACGGAAGAAGTGGTTATACTTTAAGTTTAACAAATACTTCAGACCCTAGAAAGTACCAGTATTTCCCAATGTTTAACTGGCCGAGAATTTTAAATCCAAAATTAAAGTTCCCGATTACAGAAGAGAACCTTGAAGAAACCATCAAAAATGAGCAGCTGGCTTTAGTTCAGATTGAAGAAGCCATTCTGATGAATCCTGATAAGGTAGCTTGTATTATCATTGAACCTATTCAGGCAGAAGGCGGTGACAACCATTTCAGAGATGAATTCTTATCTGGCTTAAGAAAAATCTGTGATGACAATGAAATCTTACTAATTTTTGACGAAGTTCAGACAGGTATTGCCATTACAGGTAAAATGTGGGCATTTCAGCATTTTACAGCTAAACCGGATATCATTTCTTTCGGTAAAAAAGCCCAGGTTTGCGGAGTATTAGCCAATAAAGAAAAGTTTGATGAAATTCCGAACAACGTTTTCAGAGAAAGTTCAAGAATCAACTCTACATTTGGTGGAAATTTTATCGATATGCTTCGTTTCCAATTGGTAATGGAAGTTATCGAAAAAGAAAACCTTGTAGAAAATGCAAGAGTGGTAGGAGATTTCCTGTTAGAAAACTTAAAAGCACTGGCAGAGAAGTATCCTTCAAAAATTTCCAATGCAAGAGGTAGAGGGTTGATGTGTGCTATCGATCTTCCATCCGCAGCAGATAGAAACAAGATGATGACTGAATTATTTAATGACGGATTAATCATTCTTCCATGTGGAGATCAGTCTTTACGTTTCAGACCGCATCTGAATGTTACCAAAGAAGAAATTCAGTTGGCTTTAAATAAAATTGAAAGCAATATTAATAAAATTTAA
- a CDS encoding DUF2007 domain-containing protein, with the protein MERSTRVSVYESDNPSEIQLVKSKLDDAQITNSVENNYLTFTTTPTATSLKVMVDLHDEKKAFEIIDAYLQQNENL; encoded by the coding sequence ATGGAAAGAAGTACGAGAGTATCAGTTTACGAAAGTGATAACCCTTCAGAAATTCAGTTGGTTAAATCTAAATTGGATGATGCACAAATTACAAACTCTGTTGAAAACAACTATCTCACATTTACTACAACACCTACGGCAACATCGCTAAAGGTAATGGTAGATCTGCATGATGAGAAGAAAGCATTTGAAATTATTGATGCTTACCTTCAACAAAATGAAAATTTATAA
- a CDS encoding GNAT family N-acetyltransferase: MNPEIKLRKSEIEDRDIIWGIIQQSIERRRQDGSTQWQNGYPNLGTVESDIAKGFGYVLTVDGEIAVYAALILNDEPAYSNIEGAWLSDGEFVVVHRVAVDGKFAGQGMVKKLFDHIEDFTRSHNIQSVKVDTNHDNIAMLKILESKGYSYCGEVLLKDGLRKAFEKIII, translated from the coding sequence ATGAATCCAGAAATCAAACTAAGAAAATCGGAAATTGAAGACAGAGACATTATTTGGGGAATCATTCAGCAATCCATTGAAAGAAGAAGGCAGGACGGGAGCACACAATGGCAGAACGGCTATCCCAATCTTGGAACAGTAGAAAGTGATATTGCTAAAGGTTTCGGATATGTGCTTACAGTAGATGGAGAAATTGCAGTATATGCAGCTTTGATTCTTAATGATGAACCTGCATACAGTAACATTGAAGGCGCATGGCTTAGTGACGGTGAGTTTGTGGTGGTTCACAGAGTAGCTGTAGATGGAAAATTCGCAGGTCAGGGAATGGTAAAGAAACTTTTCGATCATATTGAAGATTTTACAAGATCACACAATATTCAGAGTGTTAAAGTGGATACCAACCATGATAATATTGCAATGCTGAAGATCCTTGAAAGCAAAGGATATTCCTATTGTGGAGAGGTTCTTTTAAAGGATGGGCTGAGAAAGGCTTTTGAGAAGATTATAATTTAA
- a CDS encoding transcriptional regulator, with product MHQSIEIDEKIFQDAVKFYGTIFNLPPLASKIYSYLLFDYEKVGITFDEFVDVLSASKSSVSTSISLLLNAQLIVDHNKMDERKRYFFINDEYKKIRFEKIVQKMQDELRLLDDLNNFKKSKDDGYNERIEVYKALLNKNIENIQESLNKL from the coding sequence ATGCACCAAAGTATAGAAATTGATGAAAAAATTTTTCAGGATGCCGTAAAATTCTACGGCACTATTTTCAACCTACCGCCATTAGCATCAAAAATCTATTCCTACCTTCTTTTTGATTATGAGAAAGTAGGAATTACTTTTGACGAGTTTGTTGACGTGCTCTCTGCGAGCAAAAGTTCTGTTTCTACCAGTATTTCATTATTGTTAAATGCACAGCTTATCGTAGATCATAACAAAATGGATGAGCGGAAACGGTATTTTTTCATCAATGATGAGTACAAAAAAATCCGATTTGAGAAAATTGTCCAGAAAATGCAGGACGAATTAAGACTATTAGATGATTTAAACAATTTTAAAAAAAGTAAAGACGATGGATACAATGAAAGAATAGAAGTTTACAAAGCACTCTTAAATAAAAACATAGAAAATATTCAGGAATCTCTTAATAAACTATAA
- a CDS encoding efflux RND transporter periplasmic adaptor subunit encodes MNNKLVILSIAALSLTACKKEAPKQDGAKPYPVVSVESKNIVGYQTFPATIQGRVNNDVRAKIQGYITQVLVDEGQYVTKGQPLFRLETNILTENAAASKAGIGAAESNIAAAQASVNAAQVEVNKLKPLVQKNIISNVQLQTAQAQLAQAQAQLSQAHAAKRQAEANYKGVEANIEYSIIRAPISGVVGKLPLKVGSLVGPSDQTPLTTISDTSEIYAYFAMNEKEYFDFLEKSPGASMPEKIKNLPMVELQLANGSLYPEKGRIEAITGQIDPTTGTIQFRVAFSNAQKLLSNGNSGTIRFPQHYDNVLVVPESATYEQQGIVYVYKIDKGDTARNVVVNVIDRIDNLALIKSGVNKGEKVIAAGIGGLKPGTAVKPKPIKMDSLVQSIKPKF; translated from the coding sequence ATGAATAATAAGCTAGTTATACTTTCGATTGCAGCGCTTTCTCTCACAGCCTGCAAAAAAGAAGCTCCTAAACAGGATGGTGCCAAGCCGTATCCTGTTGTTTCTGTGGAGTCTAAAAATATAGTAGGTTATCAGACGTTTCCGGCTACCATCCAGGGTAGGGTAAACAATGATGTACGTGCTAAAATACAGGGATACATTACCCAGGTACTGGTAGATGAAGGGCAGTACGTTACCAAGGGACAGCCATTGTTCCGTCTGGAAACCAATATTCTTACCGAAAATGCTGCCGCTTCCAAAGCCGGAATAGGAGCCGCTGAATCCAATATTGCTGCAGCACAGGCTTCTGTAAACGCAGCACAGGTAGAAGTAAATAAACTGAAACCTCTGGTTCAGAAAAACATCATCAGTAACGTACAGTTACAAACTGCTCAGGCTCAGCTTGCGCAGGCACAGGCTCAGTTATCACAGGCCCATGCTGCAAAAAGACAAGCTGAAGCAAACTATAAAGGGGTAGAAGCCAATATCGAATACTCCATCATTCGTGCACCTATTTCAGGAGTTGTAGGAAAACTCCCGTTAAAAGTGGGAAGTTTGGTAGGACCGTCTGATCAGACACCTCTGACAACAATTTCTGATACTTCTGAGATCTACGCTTACTTTGCAATGAATGAAAAAGAATATTTTGATTTCCTTGAAAAATCTCCGGGAGCTTCTATGCCTGAGAAGATCAAAAACTTACCAATGGTTGAGCTTCAGCTTGCCAATGGAAGCCTGTACCCGGAAAAAGGAAGAATTGAAGCCATTACGGGCCAAATTGATCCTACAACGGGGACTATTCAGTTCAGAGTTGCATTCTCCAATGCCCAGAAATTATTAAGTAATGGTAACAGCGGAACGATCAGATTCCCTCAGCATTATGATAATGTTCTTGTAGTTCCTGAAAGTGCTACCTATGAACAGCAGGGTATTGTATACGTATACAAAATAGATAAGGGAGATACTGCCAGAAACGTTGTTGTAAATGTTATTGACAGAATCGACAATTTAGCTCTGATCAAATCAGGAGTTAATAAAGGCGAAAAAGTTATTGCAGCTGGTATCGGAGGTTTGAAACCTGGAACAGCAGTGAAGCCGAAGCCAATCAAAATGGATAGTCTTGTTCAATCAATAAAACCGAAATTCTAA